The region GGCGCCTTAGGCTCGCCTTTTGGTTTGCGCCCACCTAGAATGCTTTCAGGCGCCCAGGGTGCTCCTTGGTgtgccttgcgcctaggcgcacctttaataacactgatcAACTCTATGTGAAAAGGTCCACCTTGCGCTGAGGcacgcctttaataacactaatCAACTCTATGTGAAAAGGTCCAAGTGTACTTTCGCAGATACTAGAGTGGAATACCTTGGCCATATCATATCCGACAAGGAGGTATGTACTGACCCCCAAAAGATTGTAACTATGACACAATGGCCCAAACCTAACTTTAGACCCTAAAGGAGTTGAAGAGGTTCCTAGGACTCACGGGCTACTATCGGAGGTTTATAAAAGGGTATGGTTTGATTAGTAAGCTCCTCACCAGCCTGCTTAAAAAGAACAACTTCCAATAGGGAGTAGAGGCTGGGAGTGCTTTTGCGTCCCTTAAGAAGGCCATGACCCAAGCCCCAATTCTAGCATTACCGAACTTCTCTAAGGAATTCATCTTGGAGACGAATGCCTGTGACACAGGAGTAGGGGCAGTCTTAATTCAAGAAGGCAAACCAATAGCTTATCTAAGTCAGGCTCTTGCCCCAAGGCATATTGGCCTAAGTATTTACGACAAAGAGCTACTAGTCGTCCTCATGGCGGTAGAGAAGTGGAGGTATTACTTGGAGGACCAGCCTTTCACCATCAGAACAAACCGTGAGAGTCTGAAATTTCTATCACAACAAAGGGCTCACAATCAACTACAAAGGAAGAGGATCTCTATGCTCATGAGGTTTGATTATGTGATCCAATATAGAAAAGGGCAAGAGAATTTGGTGGTAGATGCCTTGTCTAGAAGGGAAACGGAGGGGACTTATCATGCAATTTTAGCTTTGATACCAGATTGGGTGCAAGACATAACAAACAGCTACGAAAAGACTAATTGGATCCAAGAGGTACTAGCTCGATTATCTGTGCAACCCCAAGATGACCCAAGGTATACACTAAAGGGAGGACTGCTCAGATACAATGGTAGGGTGGTGATTGGGGAGGATGAGCAACTAAAGAAGCAAATCTTACCGTCTCTACATGATTCCCCCATTGGAGGGCACTCAAGATTGAATGTAACCTACCACCGAATTAGACAACTATTCTACTGGCCAGAGCTCAAGAAGGACGTGACAAAGTATATTCTAAGGTGCAGCACCTACCAAAGATGTAAGCATGAGCAGGTGCCTTACCCGAGACTCCTCCAACCCTTAGAGATACCATCCCAAGCATGGGAGCAGGTGactatggacttcattgaagggCTACCTAAGTCGGAAGGTTTTGACACTATTCTGGTGATGGTAGATTGGGTATCCAAGTTCGGCCATTTCATTGCATTGGCACACCCCTTCACTGCTACAGAGGTGGCCAGGAGACTAATGGACCATGTATTCAAGCTACACGGGTTGCCACGAGCCATGATTTTAGATAGAGACAAGATATTTACCAGTCAATTTTAGAAAACCTTATTCCAAAGGCTGGGAATAGGACTGCGTTTGTCATCAGCTTACCACCCGGAAACTAATGGCCAAGCTGAACGGGTGAATCAATGCTTAGAGACATACCTAAGGTGCTTATGTTTTACCAAACCAAGAAGTTAGAACAAATGGATGGCCTTggcacagtggtggtacaacaccaaccATCACACGGCCCATAAGAGGACTCCCTTTGAAGCCTTGTTCGAATACCCACCTCCTATCATCCCTGCTATCATGCACTATAGCCTAGCTGAGACTACAACATATCAGTATTTGCAAGCCAAACAAGAGGCCTTACAGGTGATCAAGAGAGAACTTACCCTAGCTCAACAAAGGATGAAACATATGGCAAATAAGCACCGCACAAATCGGAATTTTGAGGTAGGTGAGGAGGTCTTCTTGAAAGTGAAAGGTTTCAACATCTTTTCACTAAGGGCCCTATATCTAAAATTAGTCCCAAGTACTATGGGCCTTTCAAGATTACTGAGAAGGTGGGTCCCGTGGCTTATAGGCTACTGCTTCTCGAAGAAGTAGGGCTATATCCAGTGTTCCATGTCTCCCTTTTGAAGAAGGCCATGGGCACAAAAGAGGAGATCAGCCAAGAGGTACCAAAAATAAATGAAGACTCCATAGTAGAAGTGGAGCCAAAAGCAGTCCTAGAAATGAGTGTGATTTACCAGGACTCACTGCCAATAACACAAGTCTTGGTGCAGTGGACACACCTACACCCCGACAACACCTCTTGGGAGTACCTTCCAAATCTTCTCCAAAAGTACCCTAGAGTGGCCAACTTTTctgatttcttgaggacaagaaatactTCAAGGAAGGGAGAGTTGTCACCGCCTAAAAGGGTAATCTTGTAATTGGGTCACATGGTTAGTTGGGTAGTTACTCGATTGTATAGAGGTTGTATGCAGGGGATTAGAACCaagtgcacatggccacttggctCCTCTAGAAGATGTAAATAATTGCCtctcctataaataggagagCACCACCgaggatggggatcatgtgAAGAAATTACCGCTAATCTtttccctcctctctctctctctctcttccttccctCTCTTTTCCTTATTTGACTTTCCCGCCTACTTCGAGTCTTCTTCAATTACAGAAGAACCCACCAATCAAATCAGGGATCTGACAGATATGAAAAAGTGGAATAGAGATGCATTGAGATGCTTGCACAAAAATCTAATGAAATGGAGAACATTTGTGTTCTGGATGACATAAAGAGGAGCAGCAGTCAACGacagaaagaaaggagaaatcAAGAAGGATCTCTAAACTGAAGGGGATTAACAAGAGACTATATAACTCTGGGTTAGAGAAGGGTACAAGgatacctcttttttttttttagcatggCCAATGGACATAGGAGATTCAAAGCACAACTATTTGCATTGGGATAGGGATACAATCCTATAGATGTGCTCTTCCAATTGATGTCTTCATCCACTATGTATATGCTCACTTACATGGATAGATCCATAAAAAcccaacaataaaagaaaaataccaacTCTCGgcaaaattttggttttgattctgCATCCAAATTATCGCACATCTTCCACTACCATGTTAAGCTACTCTTTCGTGTCAATTCATACAAAGAAAGGTTGTTTTTTGTGGTACCAACAATTTATACAACTTGGCATACCAAATAATGaaacaaaacacacaaaacctaATTCCAATTACTGTCTCAAAACACCTGTGAATGAAGTTGTTTGTCTTTCTGTGTCTGTATAAATACACTCAATTATTGTACACATGATTACATTTTAGTAACAGTATGGATTGAATAAACACTGGAAAATTGCAAACCCTGTTCCAAAGGTGAAAACAAGAAGCCTGCACAAGAAAGAAAACCATCTAAAACTGCACAAAAGAGTCCTAGATAAAAGCAGATAATGGTCCCTCTAATAAAATGAGCCAATGCCTCACCACTTCCAAAAGCCCTATATTTATCTCCCTGTCTCCCTCCAGATACACCACAACACACAATGACAAATacacaattatatatacatgaatttATGTACACAGAGAGTGAAACGAGAATAGGAAATACTGTTACACAACAGATCACACACTGAAATACACAACTAGAGgtgtgtgtgcgtgcgtgtgtgtgtgtgtaaatataCGTGTATGTAATGAGAATAGGAATTACTATTCAGTGACATCTTCGAGAACCATGTTGACATAGACATCAAAACCTCTAAGCGTCCCAACGAGCTCCTTATCGCCTTTCATTATCACCCATATCTTCGACCCAATGCAACGATCAATCAGCTCTGCAAACCCacaatcaaacatcaaattcaAACCCATTTTGATGCAAAGCATAACTGCCCCAAATCTATCAAACCCACATAAAAACGCCATCACGGAATTGAGAactcaacaaatcaaaataaccattcTAGGGGAAAACCAAAGTAACAGGACTTTGGTTGCTCTTGCTTTCAATACATTTTCTCGGGAAACAAACGGAAAAAGAGGGTTTTAGAGAGATGTAGAGACAGTAAAGTACCGGACGGGAGGAGCTGAGAGGGATTGTTGGAAGACATGGCGGCTTGCTTCTCCCTTGTCTTGCTCGCAGTGAGGGAGATTTTGCGGTAGCCGGTGAGACTGCGGTCGCACGGGAAATCTTTATGCTCCCCAGTAGCAGTTAATTACCATACTACCCTACTGTTTTGGTTATGTGGctgtattaataatatttacttttttgtaatttacttttaatatttttttttaaatatacaaatataaagaATATGACAATAAACACttcattataaatttaatttatgaataaataGTATTTGTTATATCATATGATAAGATTTTTTGTGACGTTAATTGGTGTGCTTTGCCATTGAGCCTAATTAATGTCTTAGGAGGGCTTTTTAGTACTTAACTAAAtgttaaaattcattaaattctATCAAAGTTTATTATTTcaagtatttaatttatttttttagttttatttttgacaaaaaaaaaaccctttgatatcatttttcaatcaaaaaaattatatttgcataccaaaaaagaaaatgaccaTAATGTCCTAactaatcttaaataattattttctgtcagtaaatataattattagtaAATTTTTAAGCACGTaattctctaaatttttatttttttcctataaatttagtttttaattgaatattcaaatactatatttattattctaatttcaaaagttgagattttcttacttttttgggcttataagttatatttttttttaatttttctttattattttcctcTCAAATCATTTATTAATGTGGCTTTCCTCCACCTAAAtacaattttgatatttttatttttaattgattggtAATATAATTGTTtgtaatcatttaaaattaattgggaTACTGtggtcattttcttttttggatatataaatttatttatttttttacaaaatatgataCTAAAAGagttctcaattaaaaataaaattacaaagaaataaaacatgaTACATAAATTAATTGGGACATTGTGGCCGTATGGGCAATATGGGCACCCCCGCGGCCTCAGCTGGCCACGCAGTGCACCCATCGCGGCCATGACCTCTATGGAGCTGGGCGTGGCCCTAGAGGCGGCGCCGAAACCAGAACATTTCCTCGAATACGAGGGGTCTCATGCAAcgctcaaaataaaataattttaacatttaaaatttgttttgaatatttaaaaaaataaacaatgatttaaaatgaattttaatgcCAAAATGACCAGATAAATGTCATTTATAAGAATTATAATTctagcaaaattaaaaaaagtcaaGATAAATGTTATTGTAAGAATTTTTATCCTACactatttcaaattatttcatgtttctttataaatatataggaatccatttcaaaaaatatagtaCTTATGGAAGTTTTgctctataattttttatatttttaatgtctgaattaaatatcaaaatgctCAAGTCttctgattattattttttttacttgtagACTTTGACGATcaaataagttaaataaatttattgttatatttcaATAATAACACTTCTATTTGTTGAGATTTCCTTAACTTTGAAGTTGGTCTTTTGTGTATCTATTTGGGAAGTGTTGTACTAATAAATAATTCAGATAATACATGtaaattcatatcatataaataaaaatttatatgatacattCTTAGTTTATATGATAGTCAATAGCAATgatcaaaaaattatatcatataaaGTATGGcgatgtatatttttatttatatattttttgtttttttatatattcattttttttattatatcgtTCAACTAACATCTTTAgcttaatttaattcttatattttgatttttttttcatgtgacgagtcaaactttttattattttgattagacTTTTAAACCTGTacttttgaatcaatttaacccATGCACTTTGATGTGAACAAAGTGTGATATGTAAtttgttatcttatttttattttattttattttattttgcacaTAAAATTACAgatattaaattgatttaaaaatataaatacaaggtataatcaaaacaacaaaaaaatttaaattgtcacACTAAAAAAAGGTCAATACACAATGGTTAATGTTATGCTTGACAAAATATCAAAgcaacataaaccaaaatatatatatatatagtcaaaaggaaaaaaaaaacaccaagtAGTAGCCCAAGGATGAGCCACATGGCAGGCCAAAATAGCCATGGGTGACTCGAGTGGGGGTCACCTATGGTGATGGCCATCATCGAGTAGGGGTTACTCAGGAATGGCAGAATGGCGCCCCCCCTAGTGCTACTCGACACTTGTGGGCTAGGTATAGCCCTCCAAGCTTGGCCTCGCCAAGCAGCAGCATGGTGGGGGGCCACTCCCCCCCCTCCACACAAGACCAAACTGCACCGTTGAGTAAGGGTCACTTGGGGATAAGGCACCCTAGAATGAGGGCAACTTGGGGGTGTCGCACCTTAACACGCGCCCTTGTTTGCCCGCGCTCACTCATGCCAATGCCACTAATACCCATGAGTGAGGGTCTCCCAAGGTGCCACAATTGCGCCCGGATGCTCACATATCTGCACCCCCACGTCAATGCCTCCGAGAGAATTAGTCAAAACAAACCCTGTGAGTCCCAGTCAAAACCTTATTTGAGGTTCTTGTCGAGAAGATTGGCTCGCTAGACACCTAGCAACCTCTTCTATtgttataaataggggtttttTTCTCATACGGTACGCAAACTCTCACATTCATACTTACTTCTTACCTTCAAGCATTTCACTTATATAG is a window of Diospyros lotus cultivar Yz01 chromosome 10, ASM1463336v1, whole genome shotgun sequence DNA encoding:
- the LOC127811352 gene encoding sm-like protein LSM5, which produces MSSNNPSQLLPSELIDRCIGSKIWVIMKGDKELVGTLRGFDVYVNMVLEDVTEYEITSEGRRITKLDQILLNGNNIAILVPGGSPDPE